A genomic segment from Anabas testudineus chromosome 6, fAnaTes1.2, whole genome shotgun sequence encodes:
- the LOC113165831 gene encoding kelch domain-containing protein 10-like — MMSSTEQDGTLSQLNKFEKLSWRPSIRDSGSKKRARWLQARRIFSPSCPNLRIPNRFLREGHCVPPARSGHRCVADSNNLYVFGGYNPDFEEAGGSENEDYPLFRELWRFHFATATWQLVRTEGYMPTELASMSAVLHGNNLLVFGGTGIPFGENNGNDVHVCNVHYKRWNLLNCRGKKPNKIYGQAMVIINGYLYVFGGTTGYLYSTDLHRLDLTTREWTHLKPNNAPSDLPEERYRHELAHDGQRIYILGGGTSWTSYPLDKIHAYNLETNYWEDIVTKPHEKIGYPAARRCHSCVQVKDEVFICGGYNGEVILSDLWKINLQTFQWTKLPAVMPEPAYFHCATVTPAGCMYVHGGVVNMSGNRRTGSLYKVWLVVPSLLEMTWEKLLKTFPYLAQLSTLQLLNLGLTHTLIQRLK, encoded by the exons ATGATGTCGTCGACCGAGCAAGACGGAACCCTCAGTCAGCTTAATAAGTTTGAGAAACTATCGTGGAGGCCCTCCATCCGCGACTCAG GCTCAAAGAAGCGGGCACGGTGGCTTCAGGCTCGACGCATCTTCTCCCCTTCGTGCCCCAACCTGCGGATCCCCAACAGGTTTCTGAGAGAAG GACACTGTGTCCCCCCAGCTCGAAGTGGACATCGCTGTGTTGCAGACAGCAACAACCTGTATGTTTTTGGAGGCTACAATCCAGACTTTGAGGAGGCAGGTGGGTCAGAGAACGAAGACTACCCTCTTTTCAGGGAGCTTTGGCGGTTTCATTTTGCTACAGCCACATGGCAGCTAGTCCGCACAGAGGGTTACATGCCTACAGAGTTGGCCTCTATGTCAG CTGTTTTACACGGCAACAACCTGCTTGTTTTTGGTGGCACTGGGATTCCATTTGGTGAAAACAATGGCAACGACGTCCACGTTTGCAATGTTCACTACAAGCGATGGAACCTGCTTAACTGCAGAGGGAAGAAACCCAACAAGATATACGGGCAG GCGATGGTCATCATAAACGGCTACCTCTACGTGTTTGGAGGGACAACAGGCTATCTTTACAGTACTGACCTGCACAGACTGGACCTGACTACCAGAGAGTGGACTCACCTCAAACCCAACAACGCCCCTTCAGATCTACCTGAAGAAAG GTACAGACATGAGCTAGCTCATGATGGACAGAGAATATATATTTTAGGAGGTGGGACATCCTGGACATCATATCCCCTGGATAAG ATTCATGCATATAACTTGGAGACTAATTACTGGGAGGACATAGTCACCAAACCCCATGAAAAAATAG GATATCCTGCCGCCCGTCGCTGTCACAGCTGTGTGCAGGTCAAAGATG AGGTGTTTATATGTGGAGGTTATAATGGAGAGGTGATTTTGTCGGACCTGTGGAAGATCAACCTGCAGACTTTCCAGTGGACCAAGCTGCCTGCTGTCATGCCAGAACCAGCGTACTTTCACTGTGCCACAGTCACTCCG GCTGGCTGCATGTATGTACACGGTGGCGTCGTCAACATGTCTGGAAACCGAAGGACTGGCTCCTTGTACAAGGTGTGGTTGGTGGTGCCCAGCCTGCTGGAAATGACCTGGGAGAAATTGCTGAAAACCTTCCCTTATTTGGCCCAGCTCTCCACCCTTCAGCTGCTCAACCTgggactcacacacacactaattcaGCGGCTCAAATAG
- the cax2 gene encoding putative cation exchanger C521.04c isoform X1 yields MSVSPDGSSRRRRPADHPRDPPWEHDAEAGYKDEQIHDRLSADQQLNSTDSCPPSTLHSVCPTLCSTKYMSAHTCLSHNVCDGSWEEIPGKRTITAENEVEANKLVNNYRFGFRKWKSHVTERPFADRSEVVKELYSELNIIKPHSGHLITFGNVVYVFLFGWWVSLAYFLVGILMFVTVTGAPYGKLCWKLSCYFLWPFGSSIHEIGNTLRRCCDQAPDCECNIDRVEESSTVLLPSPTEVLAPEMPDQPLRTPYWHRFSTYVWLLLGYPPLVIIHVLACFFSWILVITIPVSKMNARTLRIILLLPPEDVSVFIYSQRKHQDYETRALLCCYHAANWYYYKYTVDGINVFAVNLLPLVIVSLVIGYVDKENLFASSDVKFAIAISSIIPLSYYIGMGIASISAQSNFAVGAVVNATFGSITELTFYITALLRGHKAANPCLQEVVKAALTGTLLGCILFIPGICMIIGGLRHSEQRFNSRSTGVSSALLFISVGGVFAPTLFSKAYGNLVCDACNSSGGNSSGSFVCHNCHYDLNNGTLFHSHVEPLVYTVSALLPVAYIIGLIFTLKTHSHIYNIHVGEGQVTGNHGAVVHWSRWRSLVILIMATVLMSACADLATEHIQPILNQPNMSQYFIGVTVLAMVPEIPEIVNGIQFALQNNISLSLEVGSCIAVQVCMLQIPILVLFNAFYDVGFVLLFSDLHLWASIFSVVLVNYIFMDGKSDYFQGTALVVVYFILLALYYFAPSPAGC; encoded by the exons ATGTCTGTGAGCCCAGACGGCAGCAGCCGCAGGAGGAGGCCGGCTGACCATCCCCGAG ATCCACCGTGGGAGCACGATGCCGAGGCAGGTTACAAAGATGAACAGATCCACGACCGACTGAGTGCAGATCAACAATTGAATTCAACAGACAGCTGCCCTCCGTCTACACTTCACTCTGTATGTCCGACGCTGTGTTCCACAAAGTACATGTCTGCACACACGT gcTTGAGCCATAATGTTTGCGATGGTAGTTGGGAGGAGATTCCAGGCAAGAGAACAATCACAGCAGAGAACGAAGTAGAAGCCAACAAACTGGTCAACAACTACAGG ttTGGATTTAGAAAATGGAAGAGCCATGTAACAGAGCGTCCATTTGCAGACAGATCAGAGGTCGTGAAAGAGCTCTACTCTGAACTGAACATCATTAAACCACATTCAG GTCATCTCATCACATTTGGAAATGTAGTGTATGTGTTTCTCTTCGGTTGGTGGGTCTCTCTGGCGTATTTCCTGGTCGGGATACTTATGTTCGTCACTGTCACAGGTGCACCGTATG GCAAACTTTGCTGGAAATTGTCCTGCTACTTCCTGTGGCCATTTGGCAGCTCAATCCATGAG ATTGGAAATACACTGCGAAGATGTTGTGATCAGGCACCAGACTGTGAGTGCAACATCGACAGGGTGGAGGAGAGCTCAACAGTTCTGCTGCCTTCACCCACAGAGGTGCTGGCCCCAGAGATGCCAGATCAACCTTTGCGCACTCCGTACTGG CATCGTTTCTCTACCTACGTGTGGCTGTTGCTGGGATATCCTCCTCTGGTGATAATTCACGTCCTGGCCTGCTTCTTCTCCTGGATCCTTGTTATCACCATCCCCGTTTCCAAGATGAACGCACGGACTCTGCGCATCATTCTTCTTTTGCCTCCTGaggatgtttctgttttcatttactcACAACGAAAG CATCAAGACTATGAGACCAGAGCGTTGCTGTGCTGCTACCATGCTGCAAACTGGTACTACTACAAATACACTGTTGATGGGATCAATGTATTTGCTGTTA ACCTCCTCCCTCTAGTAATAGTTTCCCTGGTAATCGGATATGTTGACAAAGAAAATCTGTTCGCCAGCTCTGATGTCAAGTTTGCCATAGCAATCAGCTCCATCATACCTCTGTCTTATTATATCGGTATGGGCATTGCCAG tATCTCAGCCCAGAGTAACTTTGCTGTGGGTGCGGTGGTGAACGCCACCTTCGGCTCCATCACGGAGCTGACCTTTTACATCACAGCCCTGCTTAGAGGACACAAGGCAGCCAATCCGTGTCTGCAAGAGGTGGTTAAAGCGGCGTTGACTGGCACATTGCTTGGGTGCATCCTCTTCATTCCT GGAATCTGCATGATAATTGGAGGGCTGAGACACAGTGAACAAAGATTCAACAGTCGCTCTACAGGAGTCAGCTCTGCATTACTTTTCATCTCTGTAGGAG GTGTGTTTGCCCCCACGTTGTTCTCCAAGGCTTATGGGAATCTGGTGTGTGACGCCTGCAACTCCTCTGGAGGCAACAGCAGCGGGTCGTTTGTCTGCCACAACTGCCACTATGATCTG AACAACGGTACGCTGTTCCACAGCCATGTTGA GCCGCTGGTGTATACGGTGTCTGCCCTTCTACCAGTTGCCTACATCATTGGTCTGATATTCACTTTGAAGACACACTCCCACATTTACAACATCCATGTTGGAGAAGGACAGG TTACTGGCAACCATGGCGCAGTCGTCCACTGGTCACGGTGGAGGTCTCTGGTCATCCTCATCATGGCCACTGTGCTCATGTCTGCCTGTGCCGATCTTGCCACTGAACACATCCAGCCCATACTTAACCAACCCAACATGTCTCAG TACTTCATTGGTGTGACAGTTCTCGCAATGGTTCCTGAGATTCCAGAGATTGTTAATGGGATCCAGTTTGCACTCCAAAACAACATCAGCCTTAG CTTGGAGGTGGGAAGTTGTATCGCTGTGCAGGTCTGCATGCTACAGATCCCAATACTGGTCCTGTTTAATGCTTTCTAC GATGTGGGGTTTGTGCTGTTATTCAGTGACTTGCACCTGTGGGCCAGCATCTTCAGCGTGGTTCTAGTCAACTACATCTTCATGGATGGCAAGTCTGATTATTTTCAGG GTACGGCTCTGGTGGTTGTCTACTTCATCCTCTTAGCTCTGTATTATTTTGCTCCATCTCCAGCAGGCTGTTGA
- the LOC113165855 gene encoding ubiquitin-conjugating enzyme E2 H-like encodes MSSPSPGKRRMDTDVVKLIESKHEVTILSGLNEFVVKFHGPPGTPYEGGVWKVRVDLPDKYPFKSPSIGFMNKIFHPNIDEASGTVCLDVINQTWTALYDLTNIFESFLPQLLAYPNPIDPLNGDAAAMYLHRPEDYKHKIKEYIQKYATEEALKEQEEGGGDSSSESSMSDFSEDEAQDMEL; translated from the exons ATGTCGTCTCCAAGTCCGGGCAAGAGGCGAATGGATACCGACGTGGTGAAACT CATTGAGAGCAAGCATGAGGTCACCATCCTCAGTGGGCTCAATGAGTTCGTGGTCAAATTCCACGGACCACCTGGAA CACCATATGAAGGAGGTGTATGGAAGGTTCGAGTGGATCTGCCTGATAAATACCCTTTCAAATCCCCATCAATAG gattCATGAATAAAATCTTTCATCCTAACATTGACGAAGC gtcaGGAACTGTGTGTTTAGATGTCATTAACCAGACTTGGACCGCTCTCTACG ACCTCACCAATATCTTTGAGTCATTCCTCCCCCAGCTGCTCGCCTACCCTAACCCCATCGATCCTCTGAACGGGGACGCAGCCGCAATGTACCTGCACCGACCGGAGGATTATAAACACAAGATTAAAG AGTACATCCAGAAGTATGCCACAGAGGAGGCTCTAaaagagcaggaggaaggagggggcgACTCTTCTTCCGAGAGCTCCATGTCAGACTTTTCGGAGGACGAGGCTCAGGACATGGAGTTGTAG
- the cax2 gene encoding putative cation exchanger C521.04c isoform X2: protein MSVSPDGSSRRRRPADHPRDPPWEHDAEAGYKDEQIHDRLSADQQLNSTDSCPPSTLHSVCPTLCSTKYMSAHTCLSHNVCDGSWEEIPGKRTITAENEVEANKLVNNYRFGFRKWKSHVTERPFADRSEVVKELYSELNIIKPHSGHLITFGNVVYVFLFGWWVSLAYFLVGILMFVTVTGAPYGKLCWKLSCYFLWPFGSSIHEIGNTLRRCCDQAPDCECNIDRVEESSTVLLPSPTEVLAPEMPDQPLRTPYWHRFSTYVWLLLGYPPLVIIHVLACFFSWILVITIPVSKMNARTLRIILLLPPEDVSVFIYSQRKHQDYETRALLCCYHAANWYYYKYTVDGINVFAVNLLPLVIVSLVIGYVDKENLFASSDVKFAIAISSIIPLSYYIGMGIASISAQSNFAVGAVVNATFGSITELTFYITALLRGHKAANPCLQEVVKAALTGTLLGCILFIPGICMIIGGLRHSEQRFNSRSTGVSSALLFISVGGVFAPTLFSKAYGNLVCDACNSSGGNSSGSFVCHNCHYDLNNGTLFHSHVEPLVYTVSALLPVAYIIGLIFTLKTHSHIYNIHVGEGQVTGNHGAVVHWSRWRSLVILIMATVLMSACADLATEHIQPILNQPNMSQYFIGVTVLAMVPEIPEIVNGIQFALQNNISLSLEVGSCIAVQVCMLQIPILVLFNAFYVRDP from the exons ATGTCTGTGAGCCCAGACGGCAGCAGCCGCAGGAGGAGGCCGGCTGACCATCCCCGAG ATCCACCGTGGGAGCACGATGCCGAGGCAGGTTACAAAGATGAACAGATCCACGACCGACTGAGTGCAGATCAACAATTGAATTCAACAGACAGCTGCCCTCCGTCTACACTTCACTCTGTATGTCCGACGCTGTGTTCCACAAAGTACATGTCTGCACACACGT gcTTGAGCCATAATGTTTGCGATGGTAGTTGGGAGGAGATTCCAGGCAAGAGAACAATCACAGCAGAGAACGAAGTAGAAGCCAACAAACTGGTCAACAACTACAGG ttTGGATTTAGAAAATGGAAGAGCCATGTAACAGAGCGTCCATTTGCAGACAGATCAGAGGTCGTGAAAGAGCTCTACTCTGAACTGAACATCATTAAACCACATTCAG GTCATCTCATCACATTTGGAAATGTAGTGTATGTGTTTCTCTTCGGTTGGTGGGTCTCTCTGGCGTATTTCCTGGTCGGGATACTTATGTTCGTCACTGTCACAGGTGCACCGTATG GCAAACTTTGCTGGAAATTGTCCTGCTACTTCCTGTGGCCATTTGGCAGCTCAATCCATGAG ATTGGAAATACACTGCGAAGATGTTGTGATCAGGCACCAGACTGTGAGTGCAACATCGACAGGGTGGAGGAGAGCTCAACAGTTCTGCTGCCTTCACCCACAGAGGTGCTGGCCCCAGAGATGCCAGATCAACCTTTGCGCACTCCGTACTGG CATCGTTTCTCTACCTACGTGTGGCTGTTGCTGGGATATCCTCCTCTGGTGATAATTCACGTCCTGGCCTGCTTCTTCTCCTGGATCCTTGTTATCACCATCCCCGTTTCCAAGATGAACGCACGGACTCTGCGCATCATTCTTCTTTTGCCTCCTGaggatgtttctgttttcatttactcACAACGAAAG CATCAAGACTATGAGACCAGAGCGTTGCTGTGCTGCTACCATGCTGCAAACTGGTACTACTACAAATACACTGTTGATGGGATCAATGTATTTGCTGTTA ACCTCCTCCCTCTAGTAATAGTTTCCCTGGTAATCGGATATGTTGACAAAGAAAATCTGTTCGCCAGCTCTGATGTCAAGTTTGCCATAGCAATCAGCTCCATCATACCTCTGTCTTATTATATCGGTATGGGCATTGCCAG tATCTCAGCCCAGAGTAACTTTGCTGTGGGTGCGGTGGTGAACGCCACCTTCGGCTCCATCACGGAGCTGACCTTTTACATCACAGCCCTGCTTAGAGGACACAAGGCAGCCAATCCGTGTCTGCAAGAGGTGGTTAAAGCGGCGTTGACTGGCACATTGCTTGGGTGCATCCTCTTCATTCCT GGAATCTGCATGATAATTGGAGGGCTGAGACACAGTGAACAAAGATTCAACAGTCGCTCTACAGGAGTCAGCTCTGCATTACTTTTCATCTCTGTAGGAG GTGTGTTTGCCCCCACGTTGTTCTCCAAGGCTTATGGGAATCTGGTGTGTGACGCCTGCAACTCCTCTGGAGGCAACAGCAGCGGGTCGTTTGTCTGCCACAACTGCCACTATGATCTG AACAACGGTACGCTGTTCCACAGCCATGTTGA GCCGCTGGTGTATACGGTGTCTGCCCTTCTACCAGTTGCCTACATCATTGGTCTGATATTCACTTTGAAGACACACTCCCACATTTACAACATCCATGTTGGAGAAGGACAGG TTACTGGCAACCATGGCGCAGTCGTCCACTGGTCACGGTGGAGGTCTCTGGTCATCCTCATCATGGCCACTGTGCTCATGTCTGCCTGTGCCGATCTTGCCACTGAACACATCCAGCCCATACTTAACCAACCCAACATGTCTCAG TACTTCATTGGTGTGACAGTTCTCGCAATGGTTCCTGAGATTCCAGAGATTGTTAATGGGATCCAGTTTGCACTCCAAAACAACATCAGCCTTAG CTTGGAGGTGGGAAGTTGTATCGCTGTGCAGGTCTGCATGCTACAGATCCCAATACTGGTCCTGTTTAATGCTTTCTACGTAAGAGACCCTTAG
- the LOC113165268 gene encoding zona pellucida sperm-binding protein 4-like: MGKLWSATSLVALTLLACLALTEVEAQNWQTFQETARNQPSDPWHHHQSSHSAHPYPRTASTGTSDHSSDFVPGVPTPILNSPWPGNVPQWTKVPVIQPPPVITPAKTPDVTVIQPPKVKTPPQWPGGPVIQPPKVPPKWPVGPVIFPPKVIPPPKQPVGPVIFSPKVIPSPKQPVGPVIPSPQVIMPPKQPDVPVILPPKIITPPKQPVGPIIPPTKVITPPKWPVGPVIQPPQVITPPQWPTGPVIQPPNVITPPKQPTGQITQPKVPQKPTAPKKPVVQPPPQEPIIQSCDVIPGLRVPCGVPGITGAACNAISCCFDGQQCYFGKAVTVQCTKDAQFIVVVARDATLPYIDLGSISLLGAGAGCTNVDSNSGFAIYQFPVTACGTTVTEEPGIITYENRMTSSYEVGVGPLGSITRDSYYDLLFQCRYIGSSVETVVVEVMPPQEPLSVFSEGPITVVLRLANGQCTAKGCNELDVAYTSYYQESDYPITKVLRDPVYVEVQLTQKTDPNLVLTLGRCWTTTTPTPHSLPQWDILINGCPYKDDRYLTTLVPVDSSSGLDFPTHYRRFIFQMFTFVDSSSAAPLKENVYIHCSTTVCTPGPGTTCEPSCGRKKREAVDENQKNLRPNVVVSAGPVIVVAPEQSAAQDVKSNN, encoded by the exons ATGGGAAAGCTGTGGAGTGCCACCTCTTTAGTGGCACTCACACTTCTAGCCTGCTTAGCCTTGACGGAGGTCGAAGCTCAGAACTGGCAGACTTTTCAAGAAACAGCAAGGAATCAGCCATCCGATCCTTGGCATCATCATCAATCGTCTCATTCTGCTCACCCTTACCCTCGAACAGCATCTACCGGCACAAGTGATCATTCTTCTGACTTTGTTCCAGGGGTGCCCACACCCATTCTTAATTCTCCTTGGCCAGGAAATGTTCCTCAATGGACAAAGGTTCCAGTTATTCAGCCACCACCAGTAATAACGCCTGCTAAAACACCGGATGTTACAGTTATTCAGCCACCAAAGGTAAAAACACCTCCTCAATGGCCAGGTGGTCCAGTTATTCAGCCACCAAAGGTACCTCCTAAATGGCCAGTGGGTCCGGTTATTTTCCCACCAAAGGTAATACCTCCTCCTAAACAGCCTGTGGGTCCAGTTATTTTCTCACCAAAGGTAATACCTTCTCCTAAACAGCCTGTGGGTCCAGTTATTCCATCACCACAGGTAATAATGCCTCCTAAACAGCCAGATGTTCCAGTTATTCTGCCACCAAAAATAATAACGCCTCCTAAACAGCCAGTGGGTCCAATTATTCCACCAACAAAGGTAATAACTCCTCCTAAATGGCCAGTAGGTCCAGTTATTCAGCCACCACAGGTAATAACTCCTCCTCAATGGCCAACGGGTCCAGTTATTCAGCCACCAAATGTAATAACACCACCTAAACAACCAACAGGCCAAATTACTCAGCCAAAGGTCCCACAAAAACCTACAGCGCCAAAGAAGCCTGTCGTTCAACCTCCTCCACAGGAGCCTATTATCCAGAGTTGTGATGTGATACCAGGCCTGAGAGTCCCATGTGGAGTTCCAGGTATCACTGGTGCTGCATGTAATGCCATTAGCTGCTGTTTTGATGGCCAACAGTGCTACTTTGGAAAAGCAG TGACAGTTCAGTGCACCAAGGACGCCCAGTTCATCGTGGTAGTCGCGAGAGATGCCACTCTGCCGTACATTGACCTTGGGTCAATCTCACTATTGGGAGCAGGTGCTGGCTGTACAAATGTTGACTCTAATTCAGGGTTTGCCATCTACCAATTTCCTGTTACTGCCTGTGGCACCACTGTTACA GAGGAGCCTGGCATTATAACCTATGAGAATAGGATGACTTCCTCATATGAAGTGGGAGTTGGACCCCTTGGATCCATCACCAGAGACAGCTACTATGA TTTGCTCTTCCAGTGTAGGTATATCGGCTCTTCTGTTGAAACTGTGGTTGTTGAAGTGATGCCACCACAGGaacctctgtctgtcttttctgaGGGGCCCATTACAGTGGTTCTGAGGTTGGCTAATGGTCAATGCACTGCAAAGGGTTGTAATGAAT TGGACGTGGCCTACACCTCTTATTATCAGGAGTCAGACTATCCCATAACCAAAGTCCTGCGTGACCCTGTGTACGTGGAGGTTCAGCTAACTCAAAAGACAGACCCCAATCTTGTCCTGACACTTGGTCGCTGCTGGACCACCACTACGCCCACCCCTCACAGTCTGCCCCAGTGGGACATTCTGATAAATGG GTGTCCATACAAGGACGATCGCTACTTGACCACACTGGTTCCAGTTGATTCCTCCTCTGGACTGGACTTCCCAACGCATTACAGGCGTTTCATTTTCCAGATGTTTACTTTCGTGGATTCCAGCTCAGCAGCACCCCTGAAGGAAAAT GTGTACATTCACTGCAGTACAACTGTGTGCACTCCTGGACCAGGAACCACATGTGAGCCATCATGCGGCAGAAAAA agagagaggctgtggATGAAAACCAGAAGAACTTAAGGCCAAATGTTGTGGTTTCTGCTGGACCTGTGATCGTAGTGGCCCCTGAgcagtcagcagcacaggatGTCAAATCCAACAATTAG